In one Gopherus evgoodei ecotype Sinaloan lineage chromosome 1, rGopEvg1_v1.p, whole genome shotgun sequence genomic region, the following are encoded:
- the MYF5 gene encoding myogenic factor 5 isoform X2 encodes MSAAAPRASSCISSPEAEFGDDFEHGLAAFGAHKTDGPWSDEEEHVRAPTGHHQAGHCLMWACKACKRKSTTMDRRKAATMRERRRLKKVNQAFDTLKRCTTANPNQRLPKVEILRNAIRYIESLQEVLREQVENYYSLPGQSCSEPTSPTSSCSDGMAECNSPAWPRRNSRFDTVYCPDTHSDKSTTLSSLDCLSSIVDRISSTSDQAALPFLDTASLSANASLDSQPGNPRTPPHSRLIYHVL; translated from the exons ATGTCAGCTGCTGCTCCGAGAGCGAG CTCCTGCATCTCTTCCCCGGAAGCCGAGTTTGGGGATGATTTCGAACACGGGCTTGCTGCCTTCGGAGCCCACAAAACAGACGGTCCGTGGTCAGACGAAGAGGAGCATGTCAGAGCCCCCACAGGGCATCATCAAGCCGGCCACTGCCTCATGTGGGCTTGCAAAGCCTGTAAGAGAAAGTCCACTACCATGGACCGGAGGAAGGCAGCCACCATGCGCGAGAGGAGGCGCCTGAAGAAAGTGAACCAGGCTTTCGACACGCTGAAGAGGTGCACTACTGCCAACCCCAACCAAAGGCTCCCCAAAGTGGAGATTCTGAGAAACGCCATCAGGTACATCgaaagcctgcaggaggtcttgAGAGAGCAGGTAGAAAACTACTACAGCCTGCCAGGACAGAGCTGCTCTGAACCCACCAGCCCAACTTCCAGCTGCTCCGACGGGATG GCCGAATGCAACAGCCCTGCCTGGCCCCGGCGGAACAGCAGGTTTGACACTGTCTATTGCCCGGACACACACAGCG ACAAAAGTACTACACTGTCCAGCTTGGACTGTTTATCCAGCATCGTGGATCGTATCTCTTCCACCTCTGATCAAGCTGCGCTGCCGTTTCTGGACACCGCCTCCCTTTCTGCAAACGCCAGCCTCGATTCCCAGCCAGGCAACCCTAGGACCCCTCCTCATTCCAGGCTCATCTATCACGTATTATGA
- the MYF5 gene encoding myogenic factor 5 isoform X1: MEVMDSCQFSPSEFFYDSSCISSPEAEFGDDFEHGLAAFGAHKTDGPWSDEEEHVRAPTGHHQAGHCLMWACKACKRKSTTMDRRKAATMRERRRLKKVNQAFDTLKRCTTANPNQRLPKVEILRNAIRYIESLQEVLREQVENYYSLPGQSCSEPTSPTSSCSDGMAECNSPAWPRRNSRFDTVYCPDTHSDKSTTLSSLDCLSSIVDRISSTSDQAALPFLDTASLSANASLDSQPGNPRTPPHSRLIYHVL, translated from the exons ATGGAGGTGATGGATAGTTGCCAGTTTTCTCCATCCGAGTTCTTCTATGACAGCTCCTGCATCTCTTCCCCGGAAGCCGAGTTTGGGGATGATTTCGAACACGGGCTTGCTGCCTTCGGAGCCCACAAAACAGACGGTCCGTGGTCAGACGAAGAGGAGCATGTCAGAGCCCCCACAGGGCATCATCAAGCCGGCCACTGCCTCATGTGGGCTTGCAAAGCCTGTAAGAGAAAGTCCACTACCATGGACCGGAGGAAGGCAGCCACCATGCGCGAGAGGAGGCGCCTGAAGAAAGTGAACCAGGCTTTCGACACGCTGAAGAGGTGCACTACTGCCAACCCCAACCAAAGGCTCCCCAAAGTGGAGATTCTGAGAAACGCCATCAGGTACATCgaaagcctgcaggaggtcttgAGAGAGCAGGTAGAAAACTACTACAGCCTGCCAGGACAGAGCTGCTCTGAACCCACCAGCCCAACTTCCAGCTGCTCCGACGGGATG GCCGAATGCAACAGCCCTGCCTGGCCCCGGCGGAACAGCAGGTTTGACACTGTCTATTGCCCGGACACACACAGCG ACAAAAGTACTACACTGTCCAGCTTGGACTGTTTATCCAGCATCGTGGATCGTATCTCTTCCACCTCTGATCAAGCTGCGCTGCCGTTTCTGGACACCGCCTCCCTTTCTGCAAACGCCAGCCTCGATTCCCAGCCAGGCAACCCTAGGACCCCTCCTCATTCCAGGCTCATCTATCACGTATTATGA
- the MYF6 gene encoding myogenic factor 6 encodes MMMDLFETSSYFFYLDGENGALQQLEMAEGSPLYPGSDGTLSPCQDQMPQEAGSDSSGEEHVLAPPGLQPPHCPGQCLIWACKTCKRKSAPTDRRKAATLRERRRLKKINEAFEALKRRTVANPNQRLPKVEILRSAISYIEKLQDLLHRLDQQEKMQEIGGDPFSFSPKQGNIPSSDFLSTCSSDWQNVSDHSRVLALNAKEGASIVESSASSSLRCLSSIVDSISSEDPKLPSVEEVVEK; translated from the exons ATGATGATGGACCTTTTTGAAACTAGCTCCTATTTCTTCTACTTGGACGGAGAAAATggagctctgcagcagctggagatggCAGAGGGGTCCCCCCTGTACCCAGGCAGCGATGGCACTTTGTCCCCCTGCCAGGACCAAATGCCCCAAGAAGCCGGGAGTGACAGCAGTGGAGAGGAGCATGTGCTGGCACCCCCAGGCCTGCAACCCCCTCATTGCCCCGGCCAGTGTTTGATCTGGGCTTGTAAGACCTGCAAGAGGAAATCGGCCCCCACCGACAGGAGGAAAGCAGCCACTCTGCGGGAGAGGAGGCGGCTGAAGAAGATCAACGAAGCCTTCGAGGCTCTGAAAAGGAGGACTGTGGCCAACCCCAACCAGCGGCTGCCCAAGGTGGAGATCCTGAGGAGTGCCATCAGCTACATAGAGAAGCTGCAGGATCTCCTGCACAGGCTGGATCAGCAGGAGAAAATGCAGGAGATTGGGGGAGATCCTTTTAGCTTCAGCCCCAAGCAGGGAAAT ATCCCAAGTTCAGATttcctgagcacctgcagctccgacTGGCAAAATGTTTCTGATCATTCCAGAGTGCTAGCACTCAACGCCAAAGAAG GAGCCTCCATCGTTGAATCTTCAGCCTCTAGCAGCCTTCGTTGTCTTTCTTCGATAGTGGACAGTATTTCTTCAGAAGATCCCAAACTTCCCAGCGTGGAGGAAGTGGTAGAGAAGTAG